From Bacillota bacterium, the proteins below share one genomic window:
- a CDS encoding ParM/StbA family protein: MLVAADVGYGFTKAAAQDGRRLMFPSAVAAAAGSGELAAALGARLSEHVVQIQGLDGDSRRYLVGEAAVRAGASRTWSDASSRRDYAVLVLTAAYLLGADGQAGLMVGLPLSAYIRRAERRALRDALAGHGAWVSVDGQDARYVEFTGVTVAPQALTAYLTALRTDPGLAGAEVGVIDIGYRTTDLSLLVPGADGAAVPDEGRSGSLDVGYHAVVDSVRRAVAERAAALEVPERHVEHGA, from the coding sequence ATGCTGGTCGCGGCGGACGTGGGTTACGGTTTCACGAAGGCCGCCGCCCAAGACGGGCGGCGGCTCATGTTTCCCTCGGCGGTGGCGGCGGCGGCCGGAAGTGGCGAGCTCGCCGCCGCGCTTGGCGCGCGGCTGTCGGAGCATGTCGTCCAGATCCAAGGGCTGGACGGTGACAGCCGCCGGTATCTGGTTGGCGAGGCAGCCGTCCGGGCAGGCGCGAGCCGGACTTGGAGCGACGCGAGTTCGCGGCGTGACTACGCGGTGCTAGTGCTGACGGCGGCCTACCTGCTTGGGGCGGACGGGCAGGCGGGCCTGATGGTCGGCCTCCCCCTCTCCGCCTACATCCGGCGAGCCGAGCGGAGGGCGCTCCGCGACGCGCTGGCGGGCCACGGTGCCTGGGTCAGTGTGGACGGGCAGGACGCCCGCTACGTCGAGTTCACGGGCGTGACGGTGGCGCCGCAAGCGTTGACGGCCTACCTGACCGCGCTGCGGACCGACCCCGGCCTGGCCGGGGCGGAAGTGGGCGTGATCGACATCGGCTACCGGACGACGGACCTCTCGCTCCTCGTCCCCGGCGCCGACGGGGCCGCCGTACCGGACGAGGGGCGCTCGGGCTCGCTCGACGTGGGCTACCACGCCGTGGTGGACAGCGTGCGCCGAGCGGTGGCCGAGCGGGCCGCCGCCCTGGAGGTCCCGGAGCGCCACGTGGAGCACGGCGCGTAA
- a CDS encoding undecaprenyl-diphosphate phosphatase, whose protein sequence is MNTLQAVLLGLLQGVTELFPVSSLGHLVLLPTLAGWRIDQAAPSFLPFAVMLHLGTAAALLAFYWRTWVEVVRGFFRSLGRRSLGRPETDPAARLAWLVVVGVVPTGLLGLLLEKPVARLFASPRLAALFLLLNGGVLALGELLYARRPGRARGADGGLSGGALRPVGPRAAEAGDRPALSQGAGALSTRLPDAEMAIDRLGLREALWVGVTQALALLPGFSREGVTMTAGLGAGLSRLTAATYSYLLSAPLILAAGLLEVPKLLRVHGALGTAVLGGLVAGVAAYASVRWLSRYFRTGTLWPFAVYSAAAGLVSLLLLVLRG, encoded by the coding sequence TTGAACACGCTCCAAGCCGTCCTCCTGGGCCTCCTCCAGGGCGTGACGGAGCTCTTTCCGGTCTCGAGCCTGGGCCACCTGGTCCTCCTCCCCACCCTGGCCGGCTGGCGGATCGACCAGGCGGCCCCAAGTTTCCTGCCCTTCGCGGTGATGCTCCACCTGGGGACGGCCGCGGCGCTCCTCGCCTTCTACTGGCGGACCTGGGTCGAGGTGGTCCGGGGCTTCTTCCGCAGCCTGGGCCGGCGGAGCCTGGGGCGGCCCGAGACCGATCCGGCCGCCCGGCTCGCCTGGCTGGTGGTGGTGGGCGTCGTTCCCACGGGTCTCCTGGGTCTCCTCCTGGAAAAGCCGGTGGCCCGCCTCTTCGCCTCGCCCCGGCTGGCGGCGCTCTTCCTCCTCCTGAACGGCGGCGTGCTGGCGCTGGGCGAGCTGCTCTACGCCCGCCGCCCGGGGCGGGCACGCGGCGCGGACGGTGGCCTCTCGGGCGGCGCGCTCCGGCCGGTCGGCCCCCGGGCGGCGGAGGCGGGCGATCGGCCTGCGCTCTCCCAGGGCGCGGGAGCCCTCAGTACCCGCCTGCCCGACGCCGAGATGGCGATCGACCGGCTCGGCCTGCGCGAGGCGCTCTGGGTGGGCGTGACGCAGGCGCTGGCTCTCCTGCCCGGCTTCTCGCGGGAGGGTGTGACGATGACGGCAGGGTTGGGGGCGGGGCTCTCCAGGCTGACGGCGGCCACCTACTCCTACCTGCTCAGCGCGCCGCTGATCCTGGCGGCCGGGTTGCTGGAGGTCCCCAAGCTCCTGCGCGTACACGGCGCCTTGGGCACGGCCGTGCTGGGGGGCCTCGTGGCCGGCGTCGCCGCCTACGCCAGCGTCCGCTGGCTCTCGCGCTACTTCCGGACGGGCACGCTCTGGCCGTTCGCGGTCTACTCCGCCGCGGCCGGGCTGGTCTCGCTTCTGTTGCTTGTCCTGCGCGGCTGA
- a CDS encoding helix-turn-helix transcriptional regulator encodes MIDVARRYGVLLRRWREREGLSLRAAARRFECTEIFIADVERGRKRAPAYSRTAFKMFELVRPDRAVDRLYEDLLWDLTDGRRNQQVAIKATQAVLSALASPVGDWHAVSDALVDAAQAGDLAEVTVEGDRMRLSGAAASVYAWPRSVLIDFLLETTDELVFRFHSASDPHHTLIPWDGQLGVRIRPEFADERAPWVREHFPDLMLTTILDYEPAPDGAGGGAER; translated from the coding sequence ATGATCGACGTGGCTAGGAGGTATGGGGTGCTGCTGCGAAGGTGGCGGGAGCGCGAGGGGCTGTCGCTCCGCGCCGCCGCCCGCAGGTTCGAGTGCACTGAGATCTTCATCGCCGACGTGGAGCGGGGGAGGAAACGCGCACCCGCCTATTCACGGACCGCGTTCAAGATGTTCGAGCTTGTGAGGCCGGACCGCGCTGTGGATCGGCTGTACGAGGACCTTTTGTGGGACCTGACCGATGGCCGGAGAAACCAGCAGGTGGCGATCAAGGCGACCCAGGCGGTGTTGTCGGCGCTCGCCAGTCCGGTCGGGGACTGGCACGCCGTCAGCGACGCCTTGGTCGATGCGGCGCAAGCGGGCGATCTCGCGGAGGTGACGGTCGAGGGGGATCGGATGCGGTTGTCCGGCGCGGCCGCGTCTGTGTACGCTTGGCCGCGCTCCGTGCTGATCGACTTCCTGCTTGAGACGACCGATGAGTTGGTTTTCCGCTTCCATTCGGCGTCGGACCCGCATCACACGCTGATCCCTTGGGATGGCCAGCTCGGCGTGCGGATCCGGCCGGAGTTCGCGGACGAGCGCGCGCCGTGGGTCCGGGAGCACTTCCCAGATCTCATGCTCACGACCATCCTGGATTACGAGCCGGCGCCAGACGGGGCCGGCGGTGGGGCCGAGAGGTGA
- a CDS encoding helix-turn-helix domain-containing protein, with amino-acid sequence MKGAMGAAARDPGGGGERYLRVRDVARMLDLSEMTVYRLVWSGRLAAVRVPGMRALRIPASAVLAMLDGAAGGGAAE; translated from the coding sequence ATGAAGGGCGCGATGGGGGCGGCCGCGCGCGATCCGGGGGGCGGCGGCGAGCGCTACCTCCGGGTGCGCGATGTGGCGCGGATGCTGGATCTGTCGGAGATGACCGTGTACCGGCTCGTGTGGTCGGGCCGGCTGGCGGCGGTTCGGGTGCCTGGGATGCGGGCCCTGCGCATCCCAGCGAGCGCCGTGTTGGCGATGCTCGATGGCGCCGCCGGCGGGGGCGCGGCTGAATAG
- a CDS encoding bifunctional DNA primase/polymerase — translation MDEFGNPLGSGAAPAVWAAAVRSSPPRDLRVFARAAGRPPWMAARIYYGAGLHPIPVCAPDPAGPSGCTAGWHDHRGAKAHSVGKAPVVRAGGLLRQMEWDGAPAWTLRWSAWREANVAIALRPSGLAVVDLDSREAVEEAEALGLPPGPVVRRGDHVHRYYLLPPGAPATRATRRGRTAKIDILSAGYTVAPPSVHASGERYELALDAPLSPLPGWAVAFLEEPEARRAMGPAPGLGAAAAEGAPRGEGLLEELRRYGVAEWCVRRIVEGDARPDGARDRSGTDWAVTRHLVERGVPERLIAAVYLTPGWGIAAKFRERRDPWKYLGDMLAKHRAAVPPFPEPDWAALAEFLDGAEAAGGLPPELARAFDPETTAPGRRRRAAALMLRAGAPPGLVMALLGAAALGDDAAMKADWRAAAWVAEHWDEGGERAG, via the coding sequence ATGGACGAATTTGGAAATCCACTCGGTTCCGGCGCGGCCCCCGCCGTGTGGGCGGCCGCCGTCCGCTCGAGTCCGCCCCGCGACCTGCGGGTCTTCGCCAGGGCCGCGGGGCGCCCGCCGTGGATGGCGGCGCGGATCTACTACGGCGCCGGGCTGCACCCGATCCCGGTGTGCGCGCCGGACCCGGCCGGTCCGTCGGGCTGCACGGCCGGGTGGCACGACCACCGCGGCGCCAAGGCCCACAGCGTGGGCAAGGCGCCGGTTGTGAGGGCGGGCGGGCTCCTGCGCCAGATGGAGTGGGACGGCGCGCCGGCGTGGACGCTGCGGTGGTCCGCGTGGCGCGAGGCCAACGTGGCGATCGCGCTGAGGCCGAGCGGCCTGGCGGTGGTGGACCTCGACTCGCGGGAGGCGGTGGAGGAGGCGGAGGCGCTGGGGCTGCCGCCCGGCCCCGTCGTGCGGCGCGGCGACCACGTGCACCGCTACTACCTGCTCCCTCCCGGCGCCCCCGCCACCAGGGCGACGCGCCGCGGGCGCACCGCCAAGATCGACATTCTGAGCGCCGGCTACACGGTCGCGCCGCCGAGCGTCCACGCGTCGGGCGAGCGGTACGAGCTCGCGCTGGACGCGCCGCTCTCCCCGCTGCCTGGTTGGGCGGTGGCGTTCCTAGAGGAGCCCGAGGCCAGGAGGGCGATGGGCCCCGCGCCCGGCCTGGGGGCGGCGGCGGCCGAGGGCGCGCCGCGGGGCGAGGGGCTGCTGGAGGAGCTGCGCCGGTACGGCGTGGCGGAGTGGTGCGTCCGGCGGATCGTGGAGGGCGACGCGCGGCCGGATGGCGCGCGGGACAGGTCGGGGACGGACTGGGCGGTGACGCGCCACCTGGTCGAGCGGGGCGTGCCGGAGCGCCTGATCGCCGCCGTATATCTGACGCCCGGCTGGGGGATAGCGGCCAAGTTCCGCGAGCGGCGCGATCCCTGGAAGTACCTGGGCGACATGCTCGCCAAGCACCGGGCCGCCGTCCCGCCATTTCCCGAGCCCGACTGGGCCGCCCTGGCCGAGTTCCTGGACGGGGCCGAGGCGGCGGGCGGGCTGCCGCCCGAGCTCGCGCGCGCGTTCGACCCGGAGACGACCGCCCCGGGCCGCAGGCGGCGGGCGGCGGCTCTGATGCTCCGCGCCGGGGCCCCGCCGGGGCTGGTCATGGCGCTGCTCGGCGCGGCCGCCCTGGGCGACGACGCCGCCATGAAGGCCGATTGGCGGGCGGCCGCGTGGGTGGCCGAGCATTGGGACGAGGGCGGGGAGCGGGCGGGGTGA
- a CDS encoding class I SAM-dependent DNA methyltransferase, which yields MPRTRKNTASSNATTANVGYEAELWQMADALRGSMDAAEYKHVVLGLLFLKYVSDAFEEQRAKLEAERAQGADPEDPDEYRAVNVFWVPTEARWARIRAAARQPSVGEVVDEAMAAVERANPALRGVLPKEYARPALDKQRLGQLVDLVSNIRVGDGEARAKDVLGRVYEYFLSRFASAEGKKGGEFFTPASVVRLLVEMIEPYRGRVYDPCCGSGGMFVQSVRFIEAHANGNGNGGRARSQISVYGQESNYTTWRLCKMNLAIRGIDGKIEQGDSFHNDRFPDLKADFILANPPFNVSDWSGERLREDKRWKFGVPPVGNANFAWVQHIIHHLAPTGVAGFVLANGSLSSNQSGEGEIRKNIVEADLVDCIVALPDKLFYSTQIPACLWFIARDKRNHRFRDRRGQVLFIDARRMGVMVDRTHRELTDEEIADIARTYHAWRGEPGASEYQDAPGFCKSATRDEIRQNAYVLTPGRYVGTEALEDDSEAVDVKIRRLAAQLRAQQAEARRLDDMIARSLEELGYED from the coding sequence ATGCCAAGGACCAGGAAGAACACGGCTAGCTCGAACGCCACGACGGCGAACGTCGGCTATGAGGCGGAGCTGTGGCAGATGGCCGATGCCCTGCGCGGCAGCATGGACGCGGCCGAGTACAAGCACGTCGTGCTGGGCCTTCTCTTCCTCAAGTACGTCTCGGACGCATTCGAGGAGCAGCGCGCCAAGCTCGAGGCGGAGAGGGCGCAGGGCGCCGACCCCGAGGACCCGGACGAGTACCGCGCGGTAAACGTCTTCTGGGTGCCGACCGAGGCGCGGTGGGCGCGCATCAGGGCCGCCGCCAGGCAGCCCAGCGTCGGCGAGGTGGTGGACGAGGCCATGGCCGCCGTCGAGCGCGCCAACCCGGCGCTGAGGGGCGTGCTGCCCAAGGAGTACGCCCGTCCGGCTCTTGACAAGCAGCGGCTCGGCCAGCTCGTGGACCTCGTAAGCAACATCAGGGTCGGCGACGGCGAGGCGCGGGCAAAGGACGTGCTCGGACGGGTGTACGAGTATTTCCTCTCCAGGTTCGCGAGCGCCGAGGGCAAGAAGGGCGGCGAGTTCTTCACCCCGGCATCCGTGGTGCGGTTGCTCGTGGAGATGATCGAGCCCTACCGGGGGCGGGTCTACGACCCCTGCTGCGGTTCGGGCGGGATGTTCGTCCAGTCGGTCCGCTTCATCGAGGCTCACGCCAACGGCAACGGGAACGGCGGCCGCGCCCGGTCGCAGATCAGCGTCTACGGCCAGGAGTCGAACTACACCACTTGGCGCCTGTGCAAGATGAACCTGGCCATCCGCGGCATCGACGGCAAGATCGAGCAGGGCGACAGCTTCCACAACGACCGCTTCCCCGACCTGAAGGCCGACTTCATCCTGGCCAATCCGCCCTTCAACGTGAGCGACTGGAGCGGGGAGCGGCTGCGCGAGGACAAGCGCTGGAAGTTCGGCGTGCCGCCGGTGGGCAACGCCAACTTCGCCTGGGTCCAGCACATCATCCACCACCTCGCCCCGACGGGAGTGGCGGGCTTCGTCCTGGCCAACGGCTCGCTGTCATCGAACCAGTCCGGCGAGGGCGAGATCCGGAAGAACATCGTCGAGGCCGACCTGGTGGACTGCATCGTGGCGCTTCCCGACAAGCTCTTCTACTCGACGCAGATCCCGGCCTGCCTCTGGTTCATCGCGCGGGACAAGAGGAACCACAGGTTCCGCGACCGACGGGGCCAGGTGCTCTTCATCGACGCCCGCAGGATGGGCGTGATGGTGGATCGCACCCACCGCGAGCTCACCGACGAGGAGATCGCGGACATCGCTCGCACCTACCACGCTTGGAGGGGCGAGCCAGGGGCGAGCGAGTACCAAGATGCCCCTGGCTTCTGTAAGAGTGCCACACGAGATGAAATCAGGCAGAACGCGTATGTGCTGACACCCGGGCGTTACGTCGGCACAGAGGCGCTGGAGGATGACTCCGAAGCAGTCGACGTGAAGATCAGGCGCTTGGCGGCCCAGTTACGCGCGCAGCAGGCCGAGGCGCGCCGGCTCGACGACATGATCGCTAGGAGCCTGGAGGAGCTGGGATATGAGGACTGA